The Musa acuminata AAA Group cultivar baxijiao chromosome BXJ2-2, Cavendish_Baxijiao_AAA, whole genome shotgun sequence genome contains the following window.
AGATTTAACTGGGGACGTTAGATCAAggcttttattttgttttcttggtTTCTTTGGGCACAATTGTATATAGTTTGCAGAGGCTCGAGTTTCTTAAGAGTACACCTACCGGTGCTTGATGAAATGCCGTGAGGCATCAATCAAGCATTAATAAGTTTCCAAAGGCAAGAATAGTTGATGTTATATTCTTTTATTGATAATTCGTGTGAAGATGTCACGATGATGATATTATCACATCAGAAGGCAGTAAGTGGGTGTTTGGAAATGGTGTTTGACCGTGTTTGACTCATTGTTTTGGAACAACACTCGCAATAAATATATGAACGaaatgtttttatttatttgaaaattaaaatataattagttcGAAAAATGGGAAAAATATTCAAATAGAATTCAGACGGTCGAATAGAGAAAGGTTAGGGACAAATAATCTCTCTCTTATCCGTATAATTCAGTGATGGGGCAGTTCGATTATTTTATTTGCACACCGACCGGTGGATGGAAAAGAATCTCATGTTTCACACGTACTTCCAAATGCATTCGATTTTATTTCAAGTTTCTTGTCCCAAGACAGGAACTCGGGGTTGGTCGCTACGCTGTCTCCGTGTGGTCCTCACAGTTTCCAGTTTGATAACATTATTTCACTTGGATCGAAATTCGACAGATGGTGGGGACCATTTGGAAGAGGACGTCTCGTCGGCAATGTGAATCCCTGGCTACCATCCCACGCCGCTGCGAGTGGCCAAACCCAGAGCTCAGGGCTCAACATGGAGGCCGGCAGAAGGTGGGAGGAGATGCAGCTGGACTGCCTGGTAAATATCTTCCGCCGGCTCGCCCTCGACGACCTCACCCTCTCGGTGCCCTTCGTCTGCAAGTGCTGGTGGCGCGCCTCCCTGGATCCCTCCTGCTGGAGGCTCCTCGACTTCCGCTCCCTCGACTTCATGCCCTGGAGCCCCTTCAGCCGGAGCTTCACGTCCCTCTACCGCCTAAAGACCCTCTCCTTCTCCCACTTCATGCGGCTCGTGGTCGACCGCAGTCGCGGATCCGCGGAGGAGCTCATCTTTCCCTTGTCCTTCGGCGCATCCATCCAAGACCTGGTCTACGTCTCCATCAAGTGAGTGCAAGTATGGTCCCTCTTTCTCCTTCTGCCCTCGTCGTCACCCATGTCCGCCGTGTTCAATGAACATCCTCTTCCCCTTCCTCCAAATTCTCAGATGCCCACGGTTAAAGTCTCTTGCTTTGCCTGATAACTTGATGGTAGAGGATGACCTCCGCATCCCGGATCTCGTCGGAAGTTGGAGAGACCTGGAGCAGCTCGAGATGGAGACCAAACCCTCCTCGTTCCTGCGAGTGATCGCCGAGATCGGCCGCTACTGTACCAAATTCTCCCGGCTCAAGGTGCGCGGGCTGATCGACAAGGAAGACGCCAAGGCCATCGTGGATCGTCTGCCGCAGCTGAAGCACTTGGAGCTCAGCAAATCCTACTTGACCAAGGATGAACTGGTGGTGATCATAAGCGGCTGCAGAAAGCTAGAGAGACTGATCGTGAGGGATTGCCTCGGGTTTCAGGCAGACGACGAGGTCCTAAGATTGGCATCAAGGATCACCAGATTCGAACACGAGGGTTCCAAACTGCTCGATGATTATGGATACGAAACGGATGAATCGGAACAGCAGACGGGATTTTTCTACTGGTGATGAAAACCGTGTGTTCTTTGTTCTATTTTTCTCCAGCGGACACGCCTTCTCGGAATAAATGGATTATAATAGTGTTCATCTCATCTCTTTCCTAAGTCACACAGCTCAAAATCTTAGTAACTAGTACAAgcatttatattaaaatctcaaTAATGATGAAACTGAAATATAtagttttatttatcttaatatcaatgattttatcgatgaaaatataaaaataaaaataaaagaataattttaatatttcgattGATAGTATCGGACGACATTGATAGTGGTATCACGAGGGGCCAAAGGTGGTTGTTGCGTCTGGGGAGAGATACGATGAGAGTTAAGGGTTGCTTTACATATATGTCGACGTCGACGAAGTTGTCGAGTAATCTTTTTATCGCTTTGCATTTGTGTCGACGATCCTTTCAGAGCTCGGCAACAATGTCGACGTTGACGCATATGTAGAGCGACGAAAGAATCGCTCGAGTGGCTATTGTAGACAAAGAGAGCGACGACAAGAGTTGAGGGTTGCGTTGCATTTACATCGATGCCAATGCAGATACAAAGTTACCCTTACCTCTCACCGTTGCTTTCCTTATTCACAAAAGCTATCAGAGCTGTTCTTTTATTGCTCCGCATTTACGTTAGCGTCGATGCACTTGCTGTGCAGCTCTTTTATCATGCTGCATCTATGTCGACATAATTACTAAGCAATAAAATGATCACCAATTCAAATGTCAAACGACCTTTTTGCTATTCGACAACTACATCAATGTCGATGTAGATGTAGAGTGACGAAAGGGTCATTCGATATCTATATTAGTACTGATATAGATGTGGAGTGTATGAAAGGATCACTCGACAAGTATGTCGACATCAACACAAATGCAGAACAGTCCTTACCTCTCACTGTTACTCTCCTCATCCATAACGATCACTTCTGGCTCCCAATGATGACATAGTTCGCCATCATCGATGTTGTTTGTCACCGTTacttagaatattaaaattatccttttaccttttatatttatatttttattaataaaatcaataatattatggtAAATAAAATAAGATGTTTTACTGCAAATCCATAATACATGCCGTACTCATGAATTACTCAAAATACATGAGTAATATATGTAATTAACCCTCCTACTGGTCTCTTGTCGGTCACGTGAAGTACGACAGTCTCAAACATGATGCTCAGCTGCCGTACGGCATTAACTATGTTGCAGCTGCAAATAAGAAGGGGTAGGATGCAATTAGAAGCCATATACTAATGGCAATATAAACATATCTAAGCAAATTGAAGGAGTAACAAAGCAAATGGGCGAATCCATTAAAAAATACCCTAATTTTAGTATTTTCTAAACATGAACCTtacttttcaaattttaaaaacaaTGATCTCTAAAAGGTGATGTACCAAATTTGCCAAACTGAACAATAtcggttgaatctcgaattttgataatgaaactaatttataatgtttatgatttgatctacgttttttagtgacgcaggacacttcgatcagggagaaacaattaaagtaggaagaatcatgttgggccgaagagaaacatgtcagaagattggacgtcgagctgaaggatcggtcgacgtatcggtagaaggcttcaggccatgggttcgggcatcgggccaagaagagcggaaattacactaaggaaattggagttgtggaggtcaactggctgattgggtaataggctgcaagagaggaatcGGACGAAaagtcgatgaaccaataacatgccggacaacatgattcaagctttataataattgtttaagattgaagtagattttaattgtgcaggattagctattataacgatcaaggcataaagcaaaatgaagttccggagttaagaacgagatttcgttaggggttcgagagttcgtcggaagttcggacgtttgtcggaagttctactggaattgaccgagaaattcaggagcttgctaaagaagctcatcggaactcatcaagaagatcgtcatgaagtccaaaagcttactaggagtctgttggaacattgccgagagatcgttaaaAGTTcattggaagcttgccggaagaaacctagacttactagacttatttagcttatagcACATAATTCGGAAGGAATTGGGCCAATCCAATCAAGGGtcagttgggcctaagtttgggctatgttgggccaagtgaaagacctaaacagtgacctaacaggtgacatcgtcgtggcacaatctccgagattatgtcagacggtggtactgcccagactcagcctccgagactgtcaagtggtggtaccgcccagcacaggcgatggtacctctaggacccgggaaacccgagatgagacctttttttgttctaattttgaatccaattgagggctataaataccccttacttctcagTTGATAAAGCaagagaagtgataagaactgatccgaaactatagtgaaatagcttgcaaaagttgagagttcacctccatcgtttctaagtgtgaaagtttaTAAAAGGAGCAtgagccacttgtgaaagttctgtaaaggggtgattgatctttgtcCTTCAAGAAAGATCAACAGTAGAAACCAATGATATTATTGGAGGAggtattgggagtggatgtaggttggaggaccgaacaactataaaatTGCCGAGTTCTTCTCTggttgcatttctattgttgccatttatatattgcaaactactttacttacttattcattacgcttccatacgctttcaatttCAAGTTATATTTCCGAAATAGACTTTAATTgaacgaaagattttcaaaaccgataATTTTATTCATTGCACTAATCAAACCCCCCGTCACTAATCAAAGTCACCTTATGGATTCATCTTTTTTTGGGataataaacataaaaaatacTTTAATCATAGATTTAGAAAATCAAATAGTAACTAGAGAGTCGAACATTACATCGAAATattatcatgtcaaaaattgGACATCGAACCGGAGGAATAATCGATATGCTAAGGAACGAACTTTGTGCTAGAGGTTCAAATATTGTGTTTAAAGGATCAAATAtcacgtcagaagattggatgtcatgaCAAAATCGATATGCTAAATGATTGAATGATATGTAGGAGAATAAAATGATATATTGAAAATTCGAACGAAGTTTCAAAATATCGTATGACATGATAGAAGAGTGGACAATGTCCCAAAAAAAATTTGAAGATGTGTCGACGTACTAATAATCactttcttaattatttattattcatGTTTTTCATGAGTAGTCATCTGAACACATTACAGATTTCGACGTAGGGAGGAGCATTACCTATTACTTAGTAGAGTTCATCGAGGATCTTGAGTTTTATACATTTTCAGTTTAGCCATTAAGACTTAAACTTTTTTGTAAAAcataaatatttatgaatatttaaaatttattttaattaaagtgATTACTAATTTTATATATGCTCTGAGTTATGATTCTGTGCAAGCATATCAGCATGtatttgtaaaggaaaaaaaaaaattgagctcGAGATACGATAGTTATACTGAACGAGTATAACCTAGTGTAGACGATGACAACCAACATTTGTCAATGATTATGTGCTTCTCTCCGATGACAAATAATGGTGATGAACTCCTATACTCTACTCCGATGACGATGAAGTCCTCTAATCCTCTTTAGGAGCAAAAGATGACAATATCCTTTCGTCTTTGTTGACAACATCATTGAGTATCGACAACCCATTTCCTCTCAGGCGACGATAACCTCATAATCGCTTTGGCAACATTATCTCCTCTTGGATTACAAATGAGGGTGTCTTCCTTCGACATCATGTCATCAACCATAAAAAGTAAACTATTAAGGTTTTTCACAACATAACTCAAAAATTGAGGCACATATATTTAAATAAGATTCATAAAGACCAACATATCCTCTAAAAAATCAAGTaatgttttctttaaatatttCATTCTCAACATTTTAAGAGTGCCAATTACACTCAAAATTtacgatttaaaaaaaataataaaaaagtttatttctttttataatttagaaaattcacGCAAAGAATATTTTGAAGTAAGGTATTTTTTATAGCATTCAACGGTGCAAAACTCTTGTCTTTGACTTCTGTTGCCATTGTCATTACCAAAGTATTTTATTTTGACATGTCTCGTGGTCATCTGGGCCCCATACTGCTCCATCTCCTATAGTCCTGTCATTAGGTTGGCTAAAAAAAACAAAGGaggaataatttaatatttttgaaaatatgagtcactatttggaaattttgaaaagGGAGATTACTATTTGAGTCACATATTTTAAAGGGTAAAGATATTTTTGAAACGGATTAAAAATGCAAAATTTCCAATTTAGGTATCTTTTTACGTGTCTGGTGGCCATTTGGACCCCACAGCGCTCCATCCAAGAGGTGGATGACGCGTGGGAATGCCCCCATAAGATGAAGTGGGTAAACGTCCCATTGACTTTTGATGGAGCCATCATCGTCGTCTTCCCCTCGTCTCTCTGGAATCCTCACAGAACTTGGTGGTGGTGGCACCGAGAGATCTTTAGGGATGGAGAGGTTGTCGAAGAATCTGTGCCTCGAGATCTTTCGCTTGTTGGACTGCACCTCCCTTGCCGCAGCTGCCCACGGTCCGTCCTCGGCTCCCTTCCTGTTCGTGGTTCTTgcttgattctttcttttcgtcgttcttcttcttcttcatcgaaactttctccatacggaatgaattcctcaatagatctgcGTATCTTGTTGCGGTCATATTCATGTCCTCAGAATTGATAGGAAGTTATCCTTCTCATAACAATGCTTTCTGGAGTGCACTCAGTACACAAGCCGTATCTTTGTTCTCTTTCATGCACTTTTTCTACCTAATTTCTAATTGCTAATCTCATCCATCTGGTTAATTTTCTTTAACACTCTTCACGGCGATGGAAACTGTAGTGTGCAGAGAGTGGAGGAGATTGGCATCCGATGATGAACTGTGGTCCGAACTATTTAAGAAAAGATGGGGAAGCGACTGTGCTGCATCTTATGCCCCGACGGGTTCCAAATCCTGGAAGGACGTTTATGCAGTGAGACAGGCGTCTGAGGATGATGCATCGTGGTACAGACTCTTTAAGAAAAGATGGGGAAGCGGCAATGCTGTATTTTATGCCCCGAGGGGTTCCAAATCCTGGAAGGATGTTTATGAAGCGCACGACCGATGTGATCGGCTTGACCTGTAAGTTTTCTCTTCTCATCCTTTGTTGAGTGAGGTCTCTCTACAGCCTGTCTTCATTTCTATGCTCAGAACGAAACCATTGGATGTTGCACCTCAGGGACTTAAAGCTCATAAGAAAAGGTGGAGATTACTATGTCATCCGCGGGGACTATATCCATAAGTATGTGCCCTCAGGTGAGGGAGCAAAGCTTCCACCGGGATTTGGTGACAGAAAGAAGATTGATTCTGCTTCCTTGGAGGAAGATGAATGAGTCCGTGCTGGTACTACATGTTGTGCAGCTAATCTTGATACAGATACAAACTGATTGATTCTGCTATACTCCTGTCCGTAATGAAGTCCAAATTTGAGCAACAGTTGTCTTAAGCAG
Protein-coding sequences here:
- the LOC135604826 gene encoding uncharacterized protein LOC135604826; its protein translation is MVGTIWKRTSRRQCESLATIPRRCEWPNPELRAQHGGRQKVGGDAAGLPGKYLPPARPRRPHPLGALRLQVLVARLPGSLLLEAPRLPLPRLHALEPLQPELHVPLPPKDPLLLPLHAARGRPQSRIRGGAHLSLVLRRIHPRPGLRLHQVSAKDDLRIPDLVGSWRDLEQLEMETKPSSFLRVIAEIGRYCTKFSRLKVRGLIDKEDAKAIVDRLPQLKHLELSKSYLTKDELVVIISGCRKLERLIVRDCLGFQADDEVLRLASRITRFEHEGSKLLDDYGYETDESEQQTGFFYW